A genomic window from Gossypium hirsutum isolate 1008001.06 chromosome D10, Gossypium_hirsutum_v2.1, whole genome shotgun sequence includes:
- the LOC107915870 gene encoding dCTP pyrophosphatase 1 — MGEEKENAQERVVDISLKDLSKKLEEFARVRDWEKYHSPRNLLLAMVGEVGELSEIFQWRGEVDKGLPNWEESEKEHLGEELSDVLLYLIRLSDICGIDLGDAASRKLVKNAIKYPPPPPKVL, encoded by the exons ATGGGAGAAGAGAAAGAGAATGCACAAGAGAGAGTGGTTGACATTAGTCTCAAGGATCTCTCAAAGAAGCTTGAGGAATTTGCCAGGGTCAGAGATTGGGAGAAATACCACAGTCCTAGGAATCTACTTCTTGCTATG GTTGGAGAAGTAGGGGAGCTATCAGAGATATTCCAATGGAGAGGAGAAGTGGACAAAGGGTTGCCAAATTGGGAGGAATCAGAAAAAGAACATCTTGGGGAAGAACTTTCTGATGTACTTTTGTACCTCATTAGATTGTCTGATATTTGTGGCATTGATCTTGGTGATGCTGCTTCAAGAAAACTTGTTAAGAATGCCATCAAATATCCACCACCACCACCCAAGGTTTTATGA